The Mucilaginibacter mallensis genome has a segment encoding these proteins:
- a CDS encoding neutral/alkaline non-lysosomal ceramidase N-terminal domain-containing protein: protein MIKMYTKPFTDHNSTRRISFLKFDVTVIFLVAVLVLPNSVIARDGQLLAGTAKVNITPKTDELLHDSVYARSLVLDMNGKRLAFVAVDLAIFVSDRVANICKEKYGISQVMISSSHTHSEPMVNDKRAFQRNPYVTFYEDQIIHAVEMATHNMFPAKISAGHTTFPQLGFNRLITREDGHARESWVGDEHYTRENPERIPFGPVDPELGVIKIEDMQGQPRVILMNYACHADIVCFNYAISADYPGVASRKVEEAFGNKVNCLFIQGAAGNIESLQISPRRSGPNDSVQTDYKPMNRTGELLAYETIKLAKKLSAISNQTSVKFLDDSLHFTGRYNKTLNYNVHLITIIINDNIVIAACPGELFVQLGLEWKKKMGDASANPFLFGYTWSGGNWPGYIADVRSAALGGYGADQNPDIIQVGAGETIINKQLENYYRLNGLMRIKPGP from the coding sequence ATGATAAAGATGTATACAAAGCCATTTACAGATCATAATAGCACCCGCCGTATTTCGTTTTTGAAGTTTGATGTAACAGTCATCTTTTTGGTGGCTGTACTTGTTTTACCCAATAGTGTTATTGCCAGGGATGGGCAGCTGTTAGCCGGTACTGCTAAAGTAAACATCACCCCAAAAACTGATGAGTTATTACATGATTCGGTTTATGCCAGGAGCCTGGTGCTTGACATGAATGGCAAGCGGCTGGCATTTGTTGCTGTAGATCTGGCTATTTTTGTCAGTGACCGGGTGGCAAATATCTGCAAAGAAAAATACGGGATATCGCAGGTGATGATCTCCTCCTCGCATACGCATTCTGAACCCATGGTCAATGATAAAAGAGCGTTTCAGAGGAATCCTTATGTCACATTTTATGAAGATCAGATTATTCACGCAGTTGAAATGGCAACCCATAACATGTTCCCGGCCAAAATATCCGCGGGGCATACTACTTTTCCGCAATTGGGCTTTAACCGGCTCATTACCCGTGAAGATGGGCATGCACGTGAATCATGGGTAGGGGATGAACACTACACACGTGAAAATCCTGAGCGCATTCCTTTTGGTCCGGTCGATCCCGAGCTGGGTGTTATTAAAATTGAAGATATGCAGGGGCAGCCGCGTGTGATATTAATGAATTATGCCTGCCATGCCGATATTGTTTGCTTTAACTACGCCATATCTGCCGATTACCCTGGTGTAGCATCGCGCAAGGTTGAAGAAGCATTCGGTAACAAAGTGAATTGCCTTTTTATACAGGGTGCTGCCGGTAATATTGAGTCGTTGCAGATTAGTCCCCGCAGATCAGGCCCTAATGATTCGGTTCAAACAGATTATAAGCCAATGAACAGAACGGGTGAACTGCTTGCTTATGAAACTATAAAACTCGCTAAAAAGCTGTCAGCCATCAGTAATCAAACCAGTGTTAAATTTTTGGATGATTCTCTTCATTTCACCGGCAGGTATAATAAAACGCTTAATTATAATGTGCATCTCATAACCATCATCATAAATGATAATATAGTTATAGCTGCTTGTCCGGGTGAATTATTCGTCCAGTTAGGCTTGGAATGGAAAAAGAAGATGGGTGATGCCTCAGCTAATCCATTTTTGTTTGGGTATACCTGGAGCGGCGGTAACTGGCCGGGCTACATCGCTGATGTACGGTCAGCCGCGCTAGGCGGGTATGGAGCAGACCAGAACCCCGACATCATACAAGTTGGCGCGGGCGAAACGATCATCAATAAACAACTGGAAAACTATTATCGCTTAAATGGTTTAATGCGAATAAAGCCAGGGCCATAG
- a CDS encoding c-type cytochrome — protein MRLKFSSALIAVTLIACLGLSTNSTSAQTHKKSTVTKKKATVKKPTVADLQQGKDLVAKSDCLSCHKLDIKLVGPAYKDVAAKYPATEANYELLTQKVINGGSGVWGQVAMAAHPAIPPADVKKMVEYVLSIKQQ, from the coding sequence ATGAGATTGAAATTTTCTTCTGCTTTAATCGCCGTTACTTTAATTGCCTGTCTGGGCTTATCAACAAACAGCACATCTGCTCAAACACACAAAAAATCAACAGTAACAAAAAAGAAAGCTACGGTTAAAAAACCTACAGTTGCCGATCTGCAGCAAGGTAAAGATCTGGTAGCAAAATCAGATTGTTTAAGCTGCCACAAGTTGGATATTAAATTGGTAGGCCCTGCTTATAAGGATGTTGCTGCAAAATACCCGGCAACTGAGGCTAATTATGAATTGCTAACTCAAAAAGTGATCAACGGAGGCAGTGGGGTATGGGGGCAAGTAGCTATGGCAGCTCACCCGGCAATTCCACCGGCAGATGTGAAAAAAATGGTTGAATATGTCCTATCAATCAAACAGCAATAA
- a CDS encoding TonB-dependent receptor, translated as MTNTKILLLLSGLFFLRSVAFAQSLSGIVKDAKGIAVHGANVYLLNTNLSTSTNANGGFNIKNIPAGNYTVKVSAVGYATLTKIINVTNAASVNFTLINADKQLGEVFVTAQKQDEESQKLPMSISVITAKQVDDDKIWNIKDITGLVPNLYAANPGDNRNVTSVRGITTTSYDPAVATYIDGVNQFGLDTYIAQLLDVDRIEILRGPQGTLYGRNATGGVINIITKQPTNETTGFAGVDIGNYDQQRYSFGLRTPIIKDKLFLGVAGLFSNFGGFYTNSFNNTKFDKQHYFLGNYYLKFLANSKLSFTLNVKNDINRNNGPFTLVSSAQQALATPFVVDQNATTTMVDNTLNASLSANYTGSAFNFTSQSSYQKNYRYYKQPIDGDFSPIDGISLINNYGPDWNIVQTGIQEFRFSSPTTSTSHLKWTAGAYGFFNYSPTKVGTHFGSDAQMVGSTVSNFTSININTSTNYGMAFYGQVTYVFTPEFDVTAGLRYDYEHKKEFINGAYQPDGQAPVVTRTDTASTATFKALSPKVTAAWHLTPNNNLYAAYNRGFRAGGISELGSDPSQPPLYNYKPEYSDNYEAGTKNTFLDKRIRLNADVFYTRVNNAQVPTLLLPDAITVTQNAGKLTSYGAEAEFAATPVEGLEIDYNFGYTHARYTSLNIPVNDSVVNFKGNHQVFTPNITSTLLVQYAYGLGSSKKVKLVAHGEWHYLGDQYFDLANTIEQKAYNTFNARLGVSTKRFDVFLWGSNIFNKHYVDYAYDFGAAHLGNPRTFGLSVKTIF; from the coding sequence ATGACTAACACTAAAATACTACTTCTATTATCCGGACTATTTTTTTTGCGATCGGTGGCATTTGCCCAGTCTTTATCAGGCATAGTAAAAGATGCAAAGGGAATTGCAGTACACGGTGCAAATGTTTACCTGCTTAATACTAATCTGAGTACATCAACCAATGCAAATGGCGGATTCAATATTAAAAATATACCTGCAGGTAACTACACTGTAAAAGTAAGCGCAGTTGGCTATGCCACATTAACTAAGATAATTAATGTAACCAACGCTGCATCTGTAAATTTCACATTAATAAATGCGGATAAACAGCTGGGTGAAGTTTTTGTAACAGCCCAAAAGCAGGATGAAGAATCCCAGAAACTACCTATGAGCATTTCAGTTATCACGGCCAAACAGGTTGATGATGATAAAATATGGAATATTAAAGATATAACCGGCCTGGTGCCCAACCTGTATGCAGCCAACCCTGGCGACAACCGTAACGTAACCTCTGTACGGGGTATAACCACAACGTCGTATGATCCGGCTGTTGCTACTTATATCGATGGGGTTAATCAGTTTGGCCTGGACACCTACATTGCCCAGTTACTTGATGTTGACCGCATTGAAATACTACGCGGCCCGCAGGGAACCCTGTACGGGCGCAACGCCACCGGCGGGGTAATTAATATCATTACTAAACAGCCCACTAATGAAACCACCGGCTTTGCAGGGGTTGACATTGGTAATTATGACCAGCAACGCTATAGTTTTGGATTACGCACGCCGATAATAAAAGATAAGCTATTTTTGGGCGTAGCAGGTTTGTTCTCCAACTTTGGCGGCTTTTATACCAATTCATTTAATAATACCAAATTTGATAAGCAGCATTACTTTTTAGGTAACTACTACCTGAAGTTTCTGGCCAATTCAAAATTGTCATTCACACTAAATGTAAAGAATGATATAAACCGTAATAACGGGCCGTTTACATTGGTTTCAAGCGCGCAGCAGGCATTAGCCACGCCGTTTGTGGTTGATCAGAACGCGACCACTACTATGGTTGACAATACGCTCAACGCATCTCTGTCGGCAAATTATACTGGTAGTGCTTTTAACTTTACTTCGCAGTCGTCCTACCAAAAAAACTATAGATATTATAAACAACCTATTGATGGTGATTTTTCTCCTATTGATGGTATATCATTAATAAATAATTACGGTCCGGATTGGAATATTGTGCAAACGGGTATCCAGGAGTTTCGTTTTAGTTCACCAACAACATCAACATCACATTTAAAATGGACTGCCGGGGCCTATGGTTTTTTTAACTACAGCCCTACAAAAGTAGGTACACACTTTGGTAGTGATGCGCAAATGGTGGGTTCGACTGTATCTAATTTTACCAGCATTAATATCAATACCAGCACCAACTACGGGATGGCATTTTATGGTCAGGTAACCTATGTTTTCACACCTGAATTTGATGTTACAGCAGGTTTAAGATATGATTACGAGCACAAAAAAGAATTTATAAACGGCGCCTATCAACCAGACGGGCAGGCCCCGGTAGTTACCCGGACAGATACTGCTTCAACGGCAACTTTTAAAGCCCTCTCGCCCAAAGTAACCGCAGCCTGGCATCTTACCCCAAATAACAACCTGTATGCTGCCTATAACCGGGGTTTTAGGGCAGGTGGTATAAGCGAACTGGGTTCAGATCCGTCGCAGCCACCATTGTATAATTACAAACCCGAATACAGTGATAACTATGAAGCTGGTACAAAAAACACTTTCCTGGATAAACGAATCCGTTTAAATGCCGATGTTTTTTATACCCGTGTTAATAATGCGCAGGTACCTACGCTATTATTGCCCGATGCAATTACCGTAACCCAGAACGCAGGCAAGCTAACCAGTTATGGTGCCGAAGCAGAATTTGCCGCCACACCAGTTGAAGGACTTGAAATTGATTACAATTTTGGTTATACCCATGCCCGGTACACCAGTTTAAACATTCCGGTTAATGATAGTGTGGTAAATTTTAAAGGCAATCACCAGGTATTTACACCTAACATAACCTCAACACTGCTGGTGCAATACGCTTATGGCTTAGGCAGCTCAAAGAAAGTGAAACTGGTAGCACATGGCGAGTGGCATTATTTGGGCGATCAGTACTTTGACCTGGCTAATACCATCGAGCAAAAAGCATACAATACATTTAATGCCCGCCTTGGTGTATCAACCAAACGGTTCGACGTATTTTTATGGGGAAGCAATATTTTTAATAAACATTATGTTGATTATGCCTACGATTTTGGAGCCGCTCATTTAGGCAATCCCCGCACGTTTGGCCTGAGTGTAAAGACAATTTTTTAA
- a CDS encoding ThuA domain-containing protein, whose product MKVSPIISLKQALKVSGAMVFLVLSCFTIAWASGYKHKPKILVFSKTKGFHHASIAVGNIAIQKLGAENNFDVDTTTDASKFTTDNLKQYAAIVFLSTTGLSTQLFTEDEKAALKQYIEHGGGYVGVHAATDCCYDWQWYGNLSGAYFKGHPSQQEAVLDVVDSTNIATSFLPRHWKRKDEWYSFKWMAPDLHVLIKIDESSYDQQKSELKMGDHPMAWYHTYDGGRAFYTELGHTDESYADPLYLKHLLGGIEYAIGKNYKQ is encoded by the coding sequence ATGAAAGTATCACCAATAATTAGCCTTAAACAGGCTTTGAAAGTTTCAGGAGCAATGGTTTTCCTTGTTTTATCTTGCTTTACAATTGCTTGGGCATCAGGCTACAAGCACAAGCCTAAAATACTTGTGTTCAGCAAAACAAAGGGTTTCCATCATGCATCAATTGCTGTTGGTAATATTGCCATACAAAAATTGGGCGCCGAAAATAATTTTGATGTAGATACAACCACCGATGCTTCAAAATTTACCACTGATAACTTAAAGCAGTATGCGGCAATTGTATTTTTAAGCACAACCGGTCTCAGTACACAGCTATTTACTGAAGATGAAAAAGCAGCTTTAAAACAATATATTGAACATGGCGGGGGCTATGTAGGCGTTCATGCCGCAACGGATTGCTGTTACGACTGGCAGTGGTATGGCAATCTTTCAGGTGCTTATTTTAAGGGTCACCCCAGCCAGCAGGAAGCTGTTTTAGATGTAGTTGATTCTACTAACATCGCTACCAGTTTTTTACCAAGGCATTGGAAAAGGAAAGATGAGTGGTATTCTTTTAAATGGATGGCTCCTGATCTGCATGTGCTGATAAAGATTGACGAGAGTAGTTATGACCAGCAAAAGTCCGAATTAAAAATGGGCGATCATCCCATGGCATGGTACCATACTTATGATGGCGGCAGGGCTTTTTATACCGAGCTAGGCCATACTGATGAATCATACGCTGACCCGCTTTACCTGAAACATTTGCTGGGTGGAATAGAATATGCCATAGGTAAAAATTATAAGCAATAA
- a CDS encoding DUF7133 domain-containing protein has translation MRRNHKWLLGILCTTAVLLYTCKAKYPVQFPVQRDATGKILVNPHPDPGPKSPVDEIRSIYLPKGYHLQLVASEPLVSQPVAIAWDGDGRMYVAEMTTYMKNVNGTGQRSNTCRIKLLEDTNGDGVMDKITIFADSLVLPRMILPLDHGRLLVDETYSNHIYCFQDTDGDGKADTKTIYYNNPAPNTSNLEHQKSGLIWNLDNRIYVTYDPVRYTYKNNQLIADSLIQGSPPQWGLANDNYGRLFFSSAGSEVPALDFQQNLHYGTLDFKDQYTDEFNAVWPIIATPDVQGGVHRLRADSTLNHFTACNGQSIYRGDKLPQDAQGDLYICEPVGRLIRRAKVTDNQGKVTLQNAYDKQEFLASSDMNFRPVNTVTGPDGCMYIVDMYHGIIQESEWTKADSYLRPQIVRLGLDKNVGRGRIFRVVYDGMKPAKVRPHMLEESSAQLVTYLNSPNGWWRDNAQKLLVLRGDKSVVPALKSMALTSPNQLARIHALWTLNGLGEMDAATFASALKDADAQVRKTTVWIGEDFMKKNDQAIDLLSMLKDDPSADVRFQLLLTMRFVNTEKSKALIAYLIDHYSSDPVLAYSQKSYEDGIKALADQQKREAMMHELERNLVVQGAGIFKQLCATCHGADAKGIRIGGKDIPAPVLAENIDVNAGKEKLIKILLYGLHGPIRGKTYPDVMPALGSNDNNYIASVLSYIRSDFGNKAPIIYPEDVEKIRQATKGRIESWTMDELNAAISK, from the coding sequence ATGAGAAGAAATCATAAATGGTTGTTAGGCATTTTATGCACAACTGCCGTGCTTTTATATACTTGTAAGGCAAAATATCCGGTGCAATTCCCTGTACAACGGGATGCAACAGGTAAAATACTGGTTAACCCGCATCCTGATCCAGGCCCAAAATCACCAGTGGATGAAATAAGATCGATCTACCTGCCAAAAGGTTATCATTTACAGTTAGTTGCCAGTGAGCCATTGGTTAGTCAGCCGGTGGCCATAGCCTGGGACGGAGACGGAAGAATGTATGTAGCCGAAATGACTACCTATATGAAAAACGTTAATGGCACAGGTCAGCGCAGCAATACCTGCCGCATTAAACTATTGGAAGATACCAATGGCGATGGTGTAATGGATAAAATTACCATATTTGCCGATAGCCTGGTATTGCCAAGGATGATCCTTCCGCTTGATCACGGCCGGTTATTGGTTGATGAAACTTACTCAAATCATATCTATTGTTTTCAGGATACTGACGGCGATGGAAAAGCCGATACCAAAACGATCTACTATAACAACCCTGCGCCTAACACCAGTAACCTTGAACACCAAAAAAGCGGTTTAATATGGAACCTCGATAACCGCATATATGTTACTTATGACCCAGTACGTTATACGTATAAGAATAACCAACTGATAGCCGATTCATTGATACAGGGTTCGCCGCCGCAATGGGGCCTGGCCAATGATAATTACGGCAGGCTTTTCTTTTCATCGGCAGGCAGCGAAGTGCCCGCATTAGATTTTCAACAGAACCTACATTATGGTACACTTGATTTTAAGGATCAGTATACGGATGAATTTAATGCGGTATGGCCTATTATAGCTACACCCGATGTGCAGGGCGGTGTGCACCGTTTGCGTGCTGACAGTACTTTAAATCACTTTACCGCCTGTAACGGGCAATCCATTTACCGGGGTGATAAACTACCGCAGGATGCACAAGGCGACCTGTATATATGTGAGCCCGTTGGGCGATTGATACGCCGTGCAAAGGTTACTGATAACCAGGGGAAAGTAACTCTTCAAAATGCTTATGATAAGCAGGAGTTTTTGGCTTCTAGTGATATGAATTTCAGGCCGGTAAACACAGTCACCGGGCCCGATGGCTGTATGTATATTGTGGATATGTACCATGGCATTATACAGGAAAGTGAATGGACAAAGGCTGATAGCTATTTGCGCCCGCAGATAGTGCGGTTAGGGCTGGATAAGAATGTGGGCCGCGGCCGTATTTTCCGGGTGGTTTATGACGGAATGAAGCCAGCAAAGGTTCGCCCGCATATGTTGGAAGAATCAAGTGCACAATTGGTAACTTATTTAAATAGTCCTAACGGCTGGTGGCGCGATAATGCACAAAAGCTGCTGGTACTGAGAGGCGATAAATCAGTAGTGCCGGCATTAAAGTCTATGGCCTTAACATCACCTAACCAACTTGCCCGTATCCATGCTTTATGGACGTTGAACGGATTAGGCGAAATGGATGCTGCAACTTTTGCCAGCGCTTTAAAAGATGCTGATGCGCAGGTACGTAAAACAACAGTTTGGATAGGGGAGGACTTTATGAAAAAGAATGATCAGGCAATAGATCTATTGTCCATGCTCAAGGATGATCCAAGTGCCGATGTGCGTTTTCAGTTGTTGTTAACTATGCGTTTTGTAAACACGGAAAAATCAAAGGCGCTTATAGCTTATTTAATTGATCATTATTCCAGCGACCCGGTATTGGCTTATTCGCAAAAATCATATGAAGATGGTATAAAAGCGCTGGCAGATCAGCAAAAAAGGGAAGCAATGATGCATGAATTGGAAAGAAACCTGGTTGTACAAGGCGCAGGGATATTTAAGCAGCTTTGTGCAACTTGCCATGGGGCGGATGCCAAGGGTATTAGAATCGGCGGAAAGGATATACCGGCACCGGTACTTGCTGAGAATATAGATGTTAACGCCGGTAAGGAAAAACTGATAAAGATTTTATTATATGGGTTACATGGCCCTATCAGAGGAAAAACTTATCCTGATGTAATGCCCGCGCTTGGTAGTAATGATAACAATTATATAGCATCGGTACTAAGCTATATACGCAGTGATTTTGGTAACAAAGCACCCATCATTTACCCCGAAGATGTAGAAAAAATCAGGCAGGCAACTAAGGGAAGGATCGAAAGCTGGACAATGGATGAACTAAATGCAGCTATCAGTAAGTAA
- a CDS encoding glycoside hydrolase family 2 protein: MKKYPFYFLLIISSILQAKAQTNLPSVKSFNTDWAFVKDIDTVNCGQILSNAQTANINWEKVSLPHTPNIEPVNKIKEQWQGTCFYRKFFTIPAESNGKHIAIQFDAAMHEADIYLNGKHIYKHLGGFLPFYIDISNTVKTGQQNCILVKLNNQDNPVIPPGKAIKDLDFNYYGGIYRNAWLITTNKLYINNAVQANRIAGGGILIHDEGVSAASAKVIVKTDVNNDYKQGKKAWIKATLFTKDGKVVATSTSAQQLIKAGNYGTFTQTLTITNPQLWSPAQPNLYNIKIQVYQNTKQVDETSLKTGIKTVVFAANGFYINGTKLTIVGTNRHQEYPYIGYALSDNAQYRDAWKIKNAGFNFVRCSHYPPSPAFLNACDELGIMVMDAIPGWQFFGNSEFQKNSFQNIRDMIHRDRNHAAIVLWEASLNETNMSKDYMDTANKIVHTELPFKNVFSSGWMDYAFDVFNPARQHLKAPDYFKKYNHSKPLLLAEYGDWEYYAQNAGFNQKEYAGLKSEERSSRQLRTDGQQRMLQQALNFQESHNDNLYGPGVGDANWLMFDYKRGYAEDLETSGIMDIFRLPKFSFYFYQSQYQSNTDANRFGKPMVFIANYWNDPKQKTVKVFSNCDEVELFLNDKSLGIQKPDTDLFSRNLPHAPFTFNPAAYIPGKLTAIGYIKGKKVAVNTIATPGSAFKINIKADLSGKNLAAGKNDIIFIYASITDSKGTVIPNAGDMIKFSVKGNGELIGKQSINAEAGIATILLKAGDKHGPIKIEASSGKLISAELVYVTK; this comes from the coding sequence ATGAAAAAATATCCATTTTACTTTTTGCTTATAATTAGCAGTATATTACAAGCTAAAGCTCAAACAAATCTTCCTTCGGTTAAAAGTTTTAATACTGATTGGGCGTTTGTAAAAGATATTGATACTGTTAATTGCGGGCAGATTTTAAGCAATGCTCAAACAGCCAATATTAACTGGGAAAAAGTATCATTACCCCATACGCCAAATATTGAACCCGTAAATAAAATTAAAGAACAATGGCAGGGAACGTGTTTTTACCGTAAGTTTTTTACAATTCCTGCTGAAAGTAATGGTAAACATATAGCTATTCAGTTTGATGCCGCTATGCACGAGGCCGATATCTATTTAAATGGTAAACATATCTACAAACATCTTGGCGGCTTTCTGCCATTTTATATTGATATATCCAATACTGTAAAAACCGGCCAACAGAATTGTATCCTGGTAAAACTAAATAATCAGGATAATCCCGTTATACCACCCGGAAAAGCAATAAAGGACTTAGATTTTAATTACTATGGCGGTATTTATCGTAATGCATGGTTAATTACAACCAATAAATTGTACATAAATAATGCTGTACAAGCCAATCGCATAGCAGGGGGCGGCATACTTATCCATGATGAGGGTGTAAGTGCAGCAAGTGCAAAAGTTATTGTTAAAACCGATGTGAACAATGACTATAAGCAAGGTAAAAAGGCATGGATAAAAGCTACCTTATTCACTAAGGATGGCAAAGTAGTGGCAACTTCAACATCCGCTCAACAATTAATTAAAGCCGGCAATTACGGAACGTTTACACAAACGCTTACAATTACCAACCCTCAATTATGGTCGCCTGCCCAACCCAATCTATATAATATTAAAATACAGGTATATCAAAACACTAAACAGGTTGATGAAACAAGCCTGAAAACAGGTATTAAAACTGTTGTTTTTGCAGCCAATGGATTTTATATAAACGGAACAAAGCTAACTATTGTAGGTACCAACCGTCACCAGGAATACCCATACATTGGCTATGCTTTATCAGATAATGCGCAATACCGCGATGCCTGGAAGATAAAAAATGCAGGATTTAATTTTGTAAGATGTTCCCATTACCCACCCTCCCCAGCCTTTTTAAATGCCTGTGATGAGTTGGGCATAATGGTAATGGATGCCATACCCGGTTGGCAATTTTTTGGCAACAGCGAGTTCCAGAAAAATAGTTTTCAAAATATCCGCGATATGATTCATCGTGATCGTAATCATGCTGCGATTGTTTTATGGGAGGCTTCATTAAATGAAACCAACATGAGTAAAGATTATATGGATACGGCAAATAAAATTGTACATACGGAGCTTCCTTTTAAAAATGTTTTTAGCTCGGGATGGATGGATTATGCTTTTGATGTGTTTAATCCTGCACGCCAGCATTTAAAAGCGCCTGATTACTTTAAAAAATACAATCACTCCAAACCGCTGTTGCTTGCGGAATACGGAGATTGGGAATATTACGCGCAAAATGCCGGATTTAACCAAAAAGAATATGCAGGTTTAAAAAGTGAAGAGCGCAGTTCAAGGCAATTGCGTACAGATGGGCAGCAACGAATGCTACAACAGGCATTAAATTTTCAGGAATCACATAATGATAATTTGTATGGCCCAGGTGTTGGTGATGCTAACTGGTTGATGTTTGATTACAAAAGAGGATATGCGGAAGATCTGGAAACATCCGGTATAATGGATATCTTCAGGTTGCCTAAATTTAGCTTCTATTTTTACCAGAGCCAATACCAATCAAATACAGATGCAAACAGATTTGGTAAGCCTATGGTTTTTATAGCTAATTATTGGAATGATCCAAAGCAAAAAACTGTAAAAGTATTTAGTAATTGCGATGAGGTAGAATTATTTCTTAATGATAAATCTCTCGGCATTCAGAAACCGGATACAGACTTATTTTCCCGGAATTTGCCACACGCGCCATTTACTTTCAATCCTGCCGCATATATACCCGGCAAATTAACTGCAATTGGTTATATAAAAGGCAAAAAGGTTGCTGTTAATACCATAGCCACCCCAGGCAGCGCATTTAAGATAAATATTAAAGCAGATTTAAGCGGCAAAAACCTTGCTGCAGGTAAAAACGATATCATATTTATTTATGCCAGCATCACTGATAGTAAAGGAACAGTGATACCCAATGCCGGTGATATGATAAAATTTTCAGTTAAAGGTAACGGTGAGCTTATTGGTAAGCAATCTATTAATGCTGAAGCCGGTATTGCTACCATATTACTTAAAGCCGGAGACAAACACGGACCTATTAAAATTGAAGCTTCATCCGGTAAATTGATTTCGGCAGAATTAGTGTATGTTACAAAATAA
- a CDS encoding glycoside hydrolase family 53 protein — translation MKKKIIQSLKISAGLLVVVFTVHTLFAFKSSPPKKHIHFDKILGADISFLPQLEAEGHKFYDNGTQKDAIQILKDHGFNYVRLRIFNNPAADSGYSKKGFCDLESTKKMALRIKAAGMGFLLDFHYSDNWADPGKQHKPSAWRSANYQQLQDSLRAFTKNTLLALKQQGTLPDMVQIGNEISHGMLWPDASLKHLDTLAAFLKAGVQGVKDVDKSIKIMLHIACGGENGESRYFLDNMLKRDVKFDIIGESYYPEWHGPTDSLSRNLIDLNQRYKQDVIVVEYSQQKQAVNDIEFSLPGNKMKGTFIWEPLNYGEAAFDHSGNANDYMKTYSEISKKYNITQ, via the coding sequence ATGAAAAAGAAAATCATACAAAGCTTGAAGATTTCAGCCGGCCTATTAGTTGTTGTATTTACAGTGCACACATTGTTTGCATTTAAATCATCACCGCCTAAAAAGCATATTCATTTTGACAAAATACTGGGGGCTGATATTTCTTTTCTTCCGCAGTTGGAAGCCGAGGGTCATAAATTTTATGATAATGGCACTCAAAAAGATGCCATACAGATACTTAAGGATCATGGATTTAACTATGTAAGGCTGCGTATATTTAATAATCCGGCAGCTGATAGCGGATACTCTAAAAAAGGGTTTTGCGATCTGGAAAGCACAAAGAAGATGGCGCTACGTATTAAAGCTGCAGGCATGGGCTTTTTACTCGATTTTCATTACAGTGATAACTGGGCAGATCCGGGCAAACAGCATAAACCATCTGCATGGAGATCGGCAAATTATCAGCAATTGCAGGACTCACTGCGCGCCTTCACAAAAAACACATTGCTGGCATTAAAACAACAAGGTACCCTACCCGATATGGTACAAATTGGTAATGAAATAAGCCATGGTATGCTATGGCCCGATGCAAGCCTGAAACACCTGGACACCCTGGCTGCTTTTTTAAAAGCGGGTGTGCAGGGGGTAAAAGATGTAGACAAGTCGATTAAAATAATGCTGCACATTGCCTGTGGTGGTGAAAATGGCGAATCGAGGTATTTTTTAGATAATATGTTAAAGCGCGATGTGAAATTTGACATTATAGGAGAGTCTTATTATCCTGAGTGGCATGGCCCAACAGATAGTTTAAGCAGAAATCTCATAGATCTAAATCAGCGGTATAAACAAGATGTTATTGTTGTTGAATATTCGCAGCAGAAGCAGGCTGTAAATGATATTGAGTTCTCCCTACCGGGGAATAAGATGAAAGGGACTTTTATATGGGAGCCGCTCAATTATGGCGAAGCGGCATTTGACCATAGTGGTAATGCCAATGACTATATGAAAACCTATTCAGAGATCAGTAAAAAGTATAACATCACCCAGTAA